The nucleotide sequence aacagCTAAATTCTAATAAAATCAGTAACATCAAACATCtacactatacatatataacaacagCTAAATTCTAATAAAATCAGTAGCATCAAACAtctacactatatatatataacaacagctAAATTCTAATAAAATCAGTAGCATCAAACATCtacactatacatatataacaacagctaaattctaataaaattagtaacattaaacatctacactatacatatataacaacagCTAAATTCTAATAAAATCACTATCATCAAACATCtacactatacatatataacaacagCTAGATTATAATAAAATCAGTAGCATCAAACATCtacactatacatatataacaacagCTAGATTCTAATAAAATCAGTAGCATCAAACATCTACACTATACATATATGACAACAGCTAAATTCTAATAAAATCAGTAACATCAAACATCTActctatacatatataacaacagCTAGATTCTAATAAAATCAGTAACATCAAACATCTATACTATATGCATATATAACAACAGCTAAATTTTAATAGAGCCAGTAGCATCAAACATATAGTGTAGATGTCTTACGAGTGATATAGTTTTTGGATACTGTTATTGGTTTGGAGAGACGTACAAACTTCAGGTACCTACAGTAAATTTGTGGAGATCGGATACCAATCGTTGCCACGTTTAATATCCTGTACGATAACCTaaaccaaagtattaattattattattacatttatataactttttatacCATGTATATTTACGAAACTTTAAaggataatggtgtttggtgggCCGTACAAATACCGTGTTTCAGAAAACCGGTTTGGCAGGAAGATAAGTGAgcgtttttcatatttataacgaTCACACGACCATGAGGCAACTTCTGTCATTGCACTAGTTACTGTACCTGAATTCCAAGCTCTACCTTCTCATGTTTCAGAAGTTAGTGAAGTAAACGaaaacaatacaacaacaacaacaacaacgagcGACATTTTAAGGGAGTTTTCCACAACGAACACCGCTCATTTCACAGGACGAATTGAATTCAAGCATCATTTACAATACCGTCAGGCTTTGCGAGCAGTCGTGAGATTTGTAGTCATCATTTCTCTGTTAACCACCCCCTCACTTTACCGACCTATCACACCACCATCTCAAATGCTAATTCCGAAGAACACAGAGGGACAAGGACTGCCCCGAGGAACCTTCTAACCCATATTTGAGGTGGATAGTGGGCGTGAAAGAGATGAGAGACATGCTACAAACTTCAACAAGTTCCTGAAGCTTTTagatttgattttatattttttggcATTTCTATTGTTTCGGTTTTCCTTAGTGGTTTGAAAAGCGTCTTTGAATGTTATACTCAGAACACGTGTCTGGTCTTTGCATACCTGGTTTGTTTACAACTAACTTTACTTTTCACATATACTACAGTTAAATGGGATGGAATTCTATGGGCAGGTTAATCACCACATGTATTTTAGGAACTGTTTAATATGAATTCTATTAATGCCACATTTTCTGGAATCCATACTCCAAAAAtcctaataaaattaatttatcttggTCTCGCATGCACGTTAACTctcaaaaacaacttttactttATCCATATGTGATTGTTATTATAAGCATGGTGCTTGATTGTAGCCCTTAGTGTATATTAACAGTCGAtctgtttcaaaataaactttccCAAGGTTGTGCAATTACCTTTCCAAGCTTACCTGAACGAGTTTGACGAGTTCAAGCTGTCTTTTCCACCGTAGCCTGCACACGTTCTCTGCATTCTTGACGGTAAAAGTCAGAGCGGCGCCGCCACTGTTGTGTTGTTGCCGTGACAACAGTGATGAATGGATCGAGTCCAGGCCACGATTACCGCCCAAGCTCCTGTCGAATTTCCCTGGCTTGGCCAACATCTGCCCTACATGCCTTCTAGGCCTCTTTGGCATCTGACACAACTGTCTTCATGTTTGAGAGGAGGGGTATATTTTTCTTCTGTGGACAACACGGGTTCGTGCTCGACTTATGACGTTCACTTTCTGTTTCTCttcttgtttcatttctttttattattcttacatttttaaacGTTTTGTCTCTTAAGAAGCCCACAATCGAATAATCATGTCACGGGGTGCTCgtgatgaaaaaaaataaaacagctgcaaatgattaaaaaaatgtaaaacaacattTAGAGCACATATCAATTATTATCGTAACCcaaatttaataatacaattaaaatcCTCTTCTGTACAGAGCAGAATATTacgatatatgtatataatacagaGTCTTAACATTAAATGTTAGAATTACACtgcttttatttaaatgtatattattattgaatCCAAAGCATTTGCTATACATATAAAAAAGTGTTTGAAGTTACGTTCGCCTATTAATGTATAGTTTAtttaaaagcaaagccacattgggccgtCTTTCGTGTATACTGTGGGTGAATCGAACCCAGAGTTTTAGCTATaaaagtccgtagacttactgctgcctTACCGAGGACGTGTGAACACACAATCAACACTACTGTTTGTGGGTTTTATTTACGTTCAAGCTACGTATGATTACGAACGAAACTGATTTCCGTCATTTAAC is from Tachypleus tridentatus isolate NWPU-2018 chromosome 2, ASM421037v1, whole genome shotgun sequence and encodes:
- the LOC143239032 gene encoding uncharacterized protein LOC143239032, translating into MPKRPRRHVGQMLAKPGKFDRSLGGNRGLDSIHSSLLSRQQHNSGGAALTFTVKNAENVCRLRWKRQLELVKLVQDSPGGTKLHLLLARQFHEFLFTLARAPFHLTSIVLYPKHATLLVFLFLGCQ